The Zalophus californianus isolate mZalCal1 chromosome 8, mZalCal1.pri.v2, whole genome shotgun sequence genome has a segment encoding these proteins:
- the CCDC142 gene encoding coiled-coil domain-containing protein 142, with protein sequence MVWYLIPPGGGGQKPPITERERVHNGPSGSRATQDWPWDGAESRRQRALGSAGRWESLGSFRTRRPTAQASRSSGLLPPLAAVPPLMAQPGGAAEEQWERRQAGTPRGDFRGWPWLPVAGSIPCLYPRPRGARGGLPWWAAPADAGEPQEEGAADSWREPAAGRPIPPALQRLRAVLLRLHRERQQLLHARDCARHLQAAVRLLRILSPSAQVPGPGPLPQLCRDLLPHPSRGAVLRIGLRETPIRLLLARPVGLATQRLDAAIEMQLRALGREPASPGLLSQLADVLLALPAYHQLQGKALSHVPGAARPFPPARVLRLLTGERGCQVARQLDEALKGSGLRDQLRSRCQEERELLPGLLGLLGDVADSASSGLGLEGAGALWSRYWTLLWAACAQSLDLSLGPWRDRRAAAQQLSQALGQASLPQECEKELASLCRNLFHQSLTWSWDQGFCQALGSAGEDQSSLPSSSHTTELLQQLFPPLLDALREPRSGLLLCQPPGPAPLALGLCTLQTTLVWFLGKTQQHLAAWAPGSFLVLIQKNLPPLLHEAAALSRLASEEILALEVEQQLGLEIQKLTAQIQLLPEESLGLFFQECHKQATQGFELYMPRGRYWRHRLSPELPSVPSEYAGLVVRTVLEPVLQGLQGLPPQAQAPALGQALTALLGAWLDHILAHGIRFSLQGALQLRQDFGVVPQLLEEEQWGLSPELRQTLLTLNIFQRLDGALLCLFQQPLPKPEVQRRAPCCCTCNEVQSMELPSSSLNSLESLEPPLQPGAPPAQTAQLLSTLWGGGPSPEAYLVGNQQAWLALRQHQRPRWHLPFLSCLGISPES encoded by the exons ATGGTCTGGTATTTGATACCGCCGGGGGGCGGA GGGCAGAAGCCTCCGATTACGGAGCGCGAGAGAGTCCACAACGGTCCCAGCGGCTCCCGGGCTACACAGGACTGGCCCTGGGACGGGGCGGAGTCCCGGCGGCAGCGGGCGTTGGGCAGTGCGGGGAGGTGGGAATCGTTAGGTTCGTTCCGGACACGGCGCCCCACGGCCCAGGCGTCTCGCTCCAGTGGCCTTCTGCCTCCGCTCGCTGCCGTGCCGCCGTTGATGGCACAACCCGGAGGCGCTGcggaggagcagtgggagagaaggcaggcGGGGACTCCTCGCGGGGACTTTCGTGGCTGGCCGTGGCTACCGGTTGCCGGGAGCATCCCCTGCCTGTACCCGCGGCCCCGCGGAGCTCGGGGAGGGCTGCCGTGGTGGGCGGCGCCGGCGGACGCAGGAGAGCCCCAAGAGGAAGGCGCCGCGGACTCGTGGCGGGAGCCCGCAGCCGGCCGCCCGATACCTCCCGCGCTGCAGCGTCTCCGGGCGGTGTTGCTGCGGCTGCATCGCGAGCGGCAGCAGCTCCTCCATGCCCGGGACTGCGCCCGCCACCTACAGGCGGCCGTGCGCCTCCTGAGGATCCTGAGTCCCAGCGCGCAGGTCCCCGGCCCCGGCCCCTTGCCTCAGCTCTGCCGCGACCTGCTACCGCACCCTTCCCGAGGGGCTGTCCTGCGAATCGGCCTGCGGGAGACTCCCATACGGCTCCTCCTGGCGCGTCCCGTCGGACTGGCAACCCAGCGCCTGGATGCTGCCATCGAGATGCAGCTTCGGGCTCTGGGTCGCGAGCCGGCCAGCCCCGGCTTGTTGTCCCAACTTGCCGACGTGCTGCTGGCACTTCCCGCCTACCACCAGCTGCAGGGAAAAGCCTTGAGCCATGTCCCCGGGGCAGCGCGCCCTTTCCCGCCGGCCCGTGTGCTCCGCCTCCTGACGGGGGAGCGGGGTTGCCAGGTGGCTCGTCAGCTAGATGAGGCGCTCAAGGGATCGGGCTTGCGGGATCAGCTCCGCAGTCGGTGCCAAGAGGAGCGGGAGCTGCTGCCCgggctgctggggctgctgggggaCGTGGCGGATTCAGCCAGCAGTGGACTGGGGCTTGAAGGGGCTGGAGCCCTTTGGAGCCGGTACTGGACCCTGCTGTGGGCAGCTTGTGCTCAGAGTCTGGACCTAAGTCTAGGACCCTGGAGGGACCGCAGGGCAGCGGCACAACAGCTGAGTCAGGCCCTGGGTCAGG CATCCCTGCCTCAGGAGTGTGAGAAGGAGTTGGCTTCTTTGTGTCGCAACCTATTTCATCAGTCTCTTACCTGGAGCTGGGACCAAG GTTTCTGCCAGGCCTTGGGATCTGCTGGTGAAGATCAGAGCAGCCTTCCCTCATCCTCTCATACCACTGAACTTTTGCAAcagctcttccctcctctcttggATGCCCTTCGAGAACCCAGGTCAGGGCTACTCCTCTGTCAGCCTCCAG GTCCTGCACCACTTGCTCTGGGGCTCTGTACCCTGCAGACCACCTTGGTCTGGTTTTTGGGCAAAACTCAGCAGCATCTGGCAGCGTGGGCCCCAGGTTCCTTCCTGGTCCTGATCCAGAAGAACTTACCT CCTCTATTGCACGAGGCAGCAGCTCTGTCTAGACTGGCCTCAGAGGAAATTTTGGCCCTGGAAGTGGAGCAGCAGCTGGGCCTGGAGATCCAGAAGCTAACTGCACAGATCCAG CTCCTGCCTGAAGAGTCACTAGGTCTCttttttcaagaatgtcataAACAAGCCACACAGGGCTTCGAACTCTACATGCCACGGGGTCGGTACTGGCGGCATCGTCTCTCTCCTG AACTGCCCAGCGTTCCTAGCGAGTATGCTGGGTTGGTTGTTCGCACTGTACTGGAGCCTGTGTTGCAAGGATTGCAGGGATTGCCACCCCaagcccaggcccctgcccttGGCCAGGCACTGACAGCCCTCCTGGGTGCCTGGCTTGACCACATCCTCGCGCATGGGATCCGGTTCAG CCTGCAGGGGGCGCTGCAGCTCAGACAAGACTTTGGAGTGGTCCCGCAGTTGCTGGAGGAGGAGCAGTGGGGCCTGTCCCCTGAACTTCGCCAGACTCTGCTCACCCTCAACATCTTCCAGAGGCTGGATGGGGCCCTGCTGTGTCTATTCCAGCAGCCCCTGCCCAAGCCTGAGGTCCAGAGGAGGGCTCCCTGTTGCT GTACATGCAATGAGGTCCAGTCCATGGAACTGCCCAGCAGCAGCCTCAACAGCCTGGAAAGCTTGGAGCCCCCTCTTCAGCCTGGAGCACCCCCAGCCCAGACAGCTCAGCTGCTAAGCACACTATGGGGAGGGGGGCCTAGCCCGGAGGCTTACCTGGTGGGAAATCAGCAGGCCTGGCTTGCCTTGAGGCAGCACCAGCGCCCCCGATGGcacttgccttttctttcctgcctGGGGATCAGTCCTGAATCCTAA
- the MRPL53 gene encoding 39S ribosomal protein L53, mitochondrial, whose translation MAASLARLGLRSVKQVRVQFCPFEKNVESTRTFLQAVSSEKVRSTNLNCSVIADVRHDGSEPCVDVLFGDGHRLIMRGAHLTAQEMLTAFASHIQARAAAGSGDKPGAGTGR comes from the exons ATGGCGGCGTCCTTGGCTCGGCTCGGCCTCCGATCTGTGAAGCAGGTTCGGGTTCAATTCTGCCCCTTCGAGAAGAATGTGGAGTCGACGAG GACCTTCCTCCAGGCGGTGAGCAGCGAGAAGGTCCGTTCCACTAACCTCAACTGCTCGGTGATTGCGGACGTGAGGCACGACGGCTCCGAGCCCTGCGTGGACGTGCTGTTCG GAGACGGGCATCGCCTGATTATGCGCGGCGCTCACCTCACCGCCCAGGAAATGCTCACAGCCTTTGCCTCCCACATCCAGGCCAGGGCTGCAGCGGGAAGCGGGGACAAGCCCGGCGCTGGTACCGGGCGCTGA